A stretch of Terriglobia bacterium DNA encodes these proteins:
- a CDS encoding type IV secretion system protein codes for MNPSSTRKPELPTIPAKSDAEFQAGKRLYAEQWGNAVVTNTYLKITILALSLLCAGSLYIAYATVKKIDSFHTRYIRIDAIGRAEAIRYDDLSYKPQEKEIKYFLTEFSRLYYGRNKLTIRDDFRRALLFMDTQLANNVLAAWTKDKTIDNFLTGTAPNQEVRVNRIDIEDLRTAPYKATVEYELIYKSPLDGSVIKRSQYTAHFVFAFRDNVSNDLIQINPLGLAISYFREDEALN; via the coding sequence ATGAATCCATCTTCAACCCGCAAACCAGAGTTGCCGACCATCCCGGCAAAATCCGATGCCGAATTCCAGGCAGGCAAACGGCTCTATGCCGAACAGTGGGGGAATGCGGTGGTGACCAATACATACCTCAAGATCACCATCCTGGCGCTAAGCCTGCTGTGCGCCGGCTCACTCTATATCGCCTATGCCACAGTCAAAAAGATTGACAGCTTTCATACGCGCTACATCCGCATCGACGCCATCGGGCGGGCCGAAGCCATCAGATACGATGACCTCAGTTACAAGCCGCAGGAAAAGGAGATCAAGTATTTCCTGACCGAGTTTTCCCGCCTGTATTACGGCCGCAACAAGCTGACGATTCGCGACGACTTCCGTCGCGCCCTGCTGTTCATGGACACGCAGCTTGCTAATAACGTCCTGGCTGCCTGGACCAAAGACAAGACAATCGACAATTTCCTCACCGGCACAGCCCCGAATCAGGAGGTAAGAGTCAACCGTATTGACATCGAAGACCTGCGGACCGCGCCTTACAAGGCTACCGTGGAGTATGAATTGATCTACAAATCGCCCCTTGATGGCAGCGTGATCAAACGTTCTCAATACACCGCCCACTTTGTTTTCGCTTTTCGCGACAACGTGAGCAATGACCTCATACAAATCAACCCGCTTGGTCTCGCCATTTCCTATTTCCGGGAAGACGAGGCCCTGAATTGA
- a CDS encoding type IV secretion system protein has product MDPTLLNNFLASLRDTIFNVLTEHGTPFAQLGLNIFRTITIVMIVIAGSRIAFSDHHSLHKLRTLAGLILTVWIMLTLYTRSSPLLGGYSFSEAIPRTAFGMADLVGTTTQQQMLAKLDQITNGISGMSSFSFLHARDFITYLIITLLIALLELAMFIVIGFGYLALGAVLVIGPILIPFMIVPKLDFLFWSWLKALIKYSFYPVVGNIVLLGICQIMLSTLNVTFPLAGQIAFNIVQLPILIIVFAAGLYAIFKIPSLVADIFSGAANAGSGVHAAITAAVMKAL; this is encoded by the coding sequence ATGGACCCGACATTACTCAACAACTTCCTGGCCTCACTGCGCGACACCATCTTTAATGTGCTCACCGAACACGGCACTCCGTTTGCGCAACTCGGCCTTAATATCTTCCGCACAATCACGATTGTCATGATTGTCATTGCGGGGAGCCGCATCGCGTTCTCTGACCACCACTCTCTACATAAGCTCCGCACACTCGCGGGATTGATTCTGACCGTGTGGATCATGTTGACGCTTTACACCCGATCCAGTCCGCTTCTAGGTGGCTATTCGTTTTCCGAGGCAATTCCAAGAACCGCATTCGGCATGGCTGATCTAGTCGGCACCACGACGCAGCAGCAGATGCTGGCCAAACTTGACCAAATCACCAACGGCATTTCCGGCATGAGTTCGTTCTCATTCCTGCATGCCCGCGACTTCATCACTTACCTCATCATCACCCTTCTTATCGCCCTATTGGAACTGGCCATGTTTATTGTCATCGGCTTCGGTTATCTCGCTCTTGGGGCGGTGCTCGTCATTGGCCCCATCCTTATTCCTTTCATGATCGTGCCGAAGCTCGATTTCCTGTTCTGGAGTTGGCTTAAAGCGCTTATCAAATACAGCTTCTATCCCGTAGTCGGCAACATAGTCCTGCTCGGAATTTGCCAGATCATGCTTTCCACCCTAAACGTCACCTTCCCACTTGCGGGCCAGATCGCCTTCAACATTGTCCAACTCCCTATCTTGATCATAGTGTTCGCCGCGGGACTCTATGCCATCTTCAAAATTCCCAGCTTGGTCGCGGACATCTTCAGCGGCGCGGCCAATGCCGGAAGCGGAGTACACGCAGCGATCACCGCTGCCGTCATGAAGGCGCTCTGA
- a CDS encoding TrbG/VirB9 family P-type conjugative transfer protein, translated as MQRLLRFTALIAISLSAVFATAQTQDLSRAAAEARTIKYAAKDIVRITARPHFTTLILLPPQERILDFVIGDKDAWVLEGTQNFAYLKPTKTGLETSMNLITASGNIYTFYCTSTEGAQADLKIFVEPTDEKLLTAASGAPRLVPASDVDQFREAAALQIKAAQDQSNRFRTEYPLHALKFDYKFRQDKKPFRISAIYHDDRLTYIHSTATEKPTFYEIKDGQPTLVNYTLEDGVYVIDHVVDKGYLSIGKHKSTFERQGE; from the coding sequence ATGCAACGACTACTTCGCTTTACTGCTCTCATTGCAATCTCTCTCAGCGCCGTCTTTGCGACAGCCCAGACCCAGGATTTGAGCCGTGCCGCGGCTGAGGCCCGCACGATTAAATATGCGGCCAAGGACATTGTTCGCATCACAGCCCGGCCGCACTTTACCACCCTGATCCTGCTGCCGCCGCAGGAACGCATCCTCGATTTTGTTATCGGAGACAAAGATGCCTGGGTGCTCGAAGGAACGCAAAACTTCGCCTATCTCAAGCCCACGAAAACAGGGCTTGAAACTAGCATGAATCTCATCACTGCTTCAGGAAACATCTATACCTTTTATTGCACAAGCACGGAAGGCGCGCAGGCCGACCTCAAGATTTTCGTCGAACCCACGGACGAAAAATTGCTGACTGCGGCCAGCGGAGCGCCGCGCCTTGTGCCCGCATCCGATGTGGACCAGTTCCGGGAAGCTGCCGCTCTTCAAATCAAAGCCGCGCAGGACCAGAGCAATCGCTTTCGCACCGAGTACCCGCTCCATGCGCTGAAATTCGATTACAAATTCAGGCAAGACAAAAAGCCTTTTCGTATATCGGCCATCTACCACGACGACCGGCTTACCTACATTCACTCGACTGCAACGGAAAAGCCGACTTTTTACGAGATCAAGGACGGCCAGCCAACGCTTGTGAATTACACCCTCGAAGATGGCGTGTACGTAATCGACCACGTTGTTGACAAAGGCTACCTCTCGATTGGCAAGCATAAGAGCACATTTGAGAGGCAGGGAGAGTGA